A single genomic interval of Burkholderia sp. HI2500 harbors:
- a CDS encoding VRR-NUC domain-containing protein — MTPASPTPPAFYYLTNFERALAWLGARYDDLFDAHEHAFVRQFATLPQASRALLVRMLMRNGSDFRASKLVYDEIGCTLDAVAPLVALGWVDPAPALTLDELFALSTKADLLRIFPALAAHAGERKPEWLERLRPAHDVAQPLDAWCVQAGDRVLRVTVGALCDRLRLMFFGNLHQDWSEFVLADLGVFQYESVPIAPSSRAFQQRGDVDAYLALQTCRDALDAWPDDLPFDDLMRAIDAVGCAQPWLATRRAKLMFALGQTCERRADWDGALDAYARSAWPGSRHRRIRVLERCGRDGEALALALDARCSFESDEERQRVERMLPRLQRRLGQRVERAAAAADVPRATLVIARPDAFVSVEFAVRDHLAQPASPVHYVENTLINSLFGLLCWEPVFAAVPGAFFHPFQRGPADLHAPDFLARRAEAFAACFAQLDSGAYRDTIRRHFATKTGLQSPFVFWGVLTDALLDEALACLPPEHLRLWFTRLLADIRSNRSGLPDLVRFWPGERRYELIEVKGPGDRLQDNQTRWLAYCVAHGMPVRVIDVEWAGEGVAHAEAAGLSA; from the coding sequence GTGACGCCTGCATCGCCGACGCCCCCGGCGTTTTACTACCTGACCAATTTCGAACGCGCGCTGGCCTGGCTCGGCGCGCGTTACGACGACCTGTTCGACGCACACGAGCACGCGTTCGTCCGGCAGTTCGCGACGCTGCCGCAGGCGTCGCGCGCGCTGCTCGTGCGGATGCTGATGCGCAACGGGTCCGACTTCCGCGCCAGCAAGCTCGTCTACGACGAAATCGGCTGCACGCTCGACGCGGTCGCGCCGCTCGTCGCACTCGGCTGGGTCGATCCGGCGCCTGCGCTGACGCTCGACGAACTGTTCGCGCTGTCGACCAAGGCCGATCTGCTGCGCATCTTCCCGGCACTCGCCGCGCATGCCGGCGAGCGCAAGCCCGAATGGCTCGAACGGCTGCGGCCCGCGCACGACGTCGCGCAACCGCTCGACGCGTGGTGCGTGCAGGCCGGCGACCGCGTGCTGCGCGTGACGGTCGGCGCGCTGTGCGACCGGCTGCGCCTGATGTTCTTCGGCAATCTCCATCAGGACTGGAGCGAGTTCGTGCTCGCCGATCTCGGCGTGTTCCAGTACGAAAGCGTGCCGATCGCGCCGTCGTCGCGTGCGTTCCAGCAGCGCGGCGACGTCGATGCGTATCTCGCGCTGCAGACGTGTCGCGACGCGCTCGACGCGTGGCCCGACGATCTGCCGTTCGACGACCTGATGCGCGCCATCGACGCGGTCGGCTGCGCCCAGCCGTGGCTCGCGACGCGTCGCGCGAAGCTGATGTTCGCGCTCGGGCAGACGTGTGAGCGCCGGGCCGACTGGGACGGCGCGCTCGACGCGTATGCACGCAGCGCATGGCCCGGCAGCCGCCATCGGCGCATCCGCGTGCTCGAACGCTGCGGGCGTGACGGCGAGGCGCTCGCGCTGGCGCTCGATGCGCGCTGCAGCTTCGAGAGCGACGAGGAGCGCCAGCGTGTCGAGCGCATGCTGCCGCGCCTGCAGCGCCGGCTCGGCCAGCGTGTCGAACGTGCCGCTGCCGCCGCAGACGTGCCGCGCGCGACGCTCGTGATCGCGCGTCCCGATGCGTTCGTCAGTGTCGAGTTCGCCGTGCGCGACCATCTTGCGCAGCCGGCTTCGCCGGTCCATTACGTCGAAAATACGCTGATCAATTCGCTGTTCGGGCTGCTGTGCTGGGAGCCCGTGTTCGCCGCGGTGCCCGGTGCGTTCTTCCACCCGTTCCAGCGCGGCCCGGCCGATCTGCACGCACCCGATTTCCTCGCGCGTCGTGCGGAAGCGTTCGCCGCGTGCTTTGCGCAGCTCGATTCGGGTGCGTATCGCGACACGATCCGCCGGCATTTCGCGACGAAGACCGGGCTGCAATCGCCGTTCGTGTTCTGGGGCGTGCTGACGGACGCGTTGCTCGACGAGGCGCTCGCATGCCTGCCGCCCGAACACCTGAGGCTGTGGTTCACGCGCCTGCTCGCGGATATCCGCAGCAACCGCTCGGGGCTGCCCGATCTCGTCCGCTTCTGGCCCGGCGAGCGCCGCTACGAGCTGATCGAGGTGAAAGGCCCCGGCGACCGCCTGCAGGACAACCAGACGCGCTGGCTCGCGTACTGCGTCGCGCACGGCATGCCGGTGCGCGTGATCGATGTCGAGTGGGCCGGTGAGGGCGTCGCGCACGCCGAAGCGGCGGGGCTGTCCGCATGA
- a CDS encoding PRC-barrel domain-containing protein, translated as MTTDRPSRDDTRIVGGNRRTAGGGPGPDVMAARTLEGDRVLTMDGDDIGQVADIMLDVRSGRIAYAVVSAGNPPGSGDKLLAVPWNVLVLDVERRCFVLPVATERVREAPGFDRKRWPAMADPEWAEALHAYYGSSPYWLIEEGETALDAPPHEASPGGPDAPESPDGGKR; from the coding sequence ATGACAACGGACAGACCGTCGCGTGACGACACGCGCATCGTCGGCGGCAACCGCCGCACGGCCGGCGGCGGGCCGGGGCCCGACGTGATGGCCGCCCGCACGCTCGAAGGCGATCGCGTGCTGACGATGGACGGCGACGACATCGGCCAGGTCGCCGACATCATGCTCGACGTGCGCTCCGGCCGGATCGCGTATGCGGTCGTGTCGGCGGGCAACCCGCCCGGGAGCGGCGACAAGCTGCTCGCGGTGCCGTGGAACGTGCTCGTGCTCGACGTCGAGCGCCGCTGCTTCGTGTTGCCCGTCGCCACCGAACGCGTGCGCGAAGCCCCCGGCTTCGACCGGAAGCGCTGGCCCGCCATGGCCGATCCAGAATGGGCCGAGGCGCTGCATGCGTACTATGGCAGTTCGCCGTACTGGCTGATCGAGGAAGGTGAAACGGCGCTGGATGCTCCGCCGCATGAGGCGTCGCCGGGCGGCCCCGACGCCCCTGAAAGCCCTGACGGCGGCAAGCGGTAG
- a CDS encoding hybrid sensor histidine kinase/response regulator → MRTLTRELLRQGAWIVLAVGLASALQAWAVRVVGEHAPFAPLPFYAGVAAAAWLTSFGGGLVAAALSVAVIGTLWWRDAPLAELLTQAGAFVAISFVECVLVMAVKPLLANDRLREPDDDGDADARGTHREPAPAARVPVPDDRLLRRVVDASPDAIVGVDAARRITSWNPAARRIFGIDAAQAAGRDVAAMIAPRWLRRHPLPASFANLHAPVGPLDVLCVRRDGGRFRATFAASPMVDAQGNCTGLSMTLRDAHERRRGERRNLRSLRGARDARAQADTSNRLKDELLATVSHELRTPLNVIYGWVEVLRNVDGQGLAQQAVDAIDRSARSLSHMVADLLDASSLATGRLRLERVPVDLVRIVRDATRELDATAQASGLELSTHYAMPTCVIPADRERVRQLLSNLLSNAIKFTPPGGRIAVSLARAGERVRLSVADTGQGIAPEYLPHLFETFSRPERAFASPERGLGLGLSIVRHIAQLHGGDVVATSAGPGRGTTVTVTLPAGWDIDDPADNLLHAADTPDPVTLDGQRVLVVDDDATSRASLAAALETMGAQVSTAQSGHDALDAVERQAPNVVLSDLAMPDGDGFWLLDRIRHLPGSSGHLPVVAVTAHAGNADRHRVMAAGFDAYLRKPVDMPTLASVIADVAPDAAHDRKGRGQ, encoded by the coding sequence ATGAGGACCCTGACACGTGAGCTGTTACGGCAGGGTGCATGGATCGTGCTGGCCGTCGGGCTGGCGTCCGCGCTGCAGGCGTGGGCGGTTCGCGTCGTCGGCGAGCACGCGCCATTTGCGCCGCTGCCCTTTTATGCAGGCGTTGCGGCTGCCGCATGGCTGACGTCGTTCGGCGGCGGGCTGGTCGCGGCCGCGTTGAGCGTGGCCGTGATCGGCACGCTGTGGTGGCGTGATGCGCCGCTGGCCGAGCTGCTCACGCAAGCCGGCGCATTCGTCGCGATCAGCTTCGTCGAGTGCGTGCTCGTGATGGCCGTGAAGCCGCTGCTCGCGAACGATCGTCTGCGCGAACCCGATGACGACGGCGACGCCGATGCCCGCGGGACGCATCGCGAGCCGGCGCCGGCCGCACGCGTGCCGGTACCCGACGACCGCCTGCTGCGCCGTGTGGTCGACGCTTCGCCCGACGCGATCGTCGGGGTCGATGCCGCACGCCGGATCACGAGCTGGAATCCGGCCGCGCGGCGGATCTTCGGCATCGACGCGGCGCAGGCCGCCGGGCGCGACGTCGCCGCGATGATCGCGCCGCGCTGGTTGCGGCGCCATCCGTTGCCCGCGTCGTTCGCGAACCTGCACGCGCCGGTCGGTCCGCTCGACGTGCTGTGCGTGCGACGCGACGGCGGCCGTTTTCGGGCGACCTTCGCCGCCTCGCCGATGGTCGATGCGCAGGGCAACTGCACGGGCCTGTCGATGACGCTGCGCGATGCGCACGAACGGCGCCGCGGCGAGCGGCGCAACCTGCGCTCGCTGCGCGGCGCGCGCGACGCACGCGCCCAGGCGGACACGTCGAACCGGCTGAAGGACGAACTGCTGGCCACGGTGTCACACGAACTGCGCACGCCGCTGAACGTGATCTACGGCTGGGTCGAGGTGCTGCGCAACGTCGACGGCCAGGGGCTCGCGCAACAGGCCGTCGACGCGATCGATCGCAGCGCGCGGTCGCTGTCGCACATGGTGGCCGACCTGCTCGATGCATCGTCGCTCGCGACCGGCCGGTTGCGCCTCGAGCGCGTGCCGGTCGATCTCGTGCGGATCGTGCGCGATGCCACGCGTGAACTCGACGCGACGGCCCAGGCGAGCGGGCTCGAGCTGTCGACCCACTACGCGATGCCGACCTGCGTGATTCCGGCGGACCGCGAGCGCGTGCGCCAGCTCCTGTCGAACCTGCTGTCGAATGCGATCAAGTTCACGCCGCCGGGCGGGCGCATCGCCGTGTCGCTGGCCCGGGCAGGCGAGCGCGTGCGGCTGTCGGTCGCCGATACGGGGCAGGGCATTGCGCCGGAATACCTGCCGCACCTGTTCGAGACGTTCAGCCGGCCCGAACGCGCATTCGCGTCGCCGGAGCGCGGCCTCGGGCTCGGCCTGTCGATCGTGCGCCACATCGCGCAACTGCACGGCGGCGATGTCGTGGCGACGAGCGCCGGCCCCGGGCGCGGGACGACCGTCACGGTCACGCTGCCGGCTGGCTGGGACATCGACGATCCGGCCGACAACCTGCTGCACGCGGCGGACACGCCGGACCCGGTGACGCTCGACGGCCAGCGCGTGCTCGTCGTCGACGACGACGCGACATCGCGCGCGAGCCTTGCCGCGGCCCTCGAAACGATGGGCGCGCAGGTGTCGACCGCGCAGTCGGGGCACGACGCGCTCGACGCGGTGGAACGGCAGGCGCCGAACGTCGTGCTGTCGGATCTCGCGATGCCGGACGGTGACGGCTTCTGGCTGCTCGACCGTATCCGTCATTTGCCGGGCAGCAGCGGGCATCTGCCCGTCGTCGCGGTCACGGCCCACGCCGGCAACGCCGACCGGCACCGCGTGATGGCGGCCGGGTTCGACGCGTACCTGCGCAAGCCGGTGGACATGCCGACGCTGGCGAGCGTGATCGCCGATGTCGCGCCGGACGCCGCGCACGATCGGAAAGGGCGCGGCCAGTAG
- a CDS encoding CBS domain-containing protein has protein sequence MYRVTEIMSRDVVCVAPTDTIRHAAELMQRFDIGVLPVCDGAELVAIVTDRDLAVRGLSHGHSSDTPVQAVASQPVQWCVEDDGVGDVQQRMADVQLHRMPVLDRNRRLVGIVSLGDIATRAGGPERDELANTLEDVSLPRRR, from the coding sequence ATGTATCGCGTCACCGAGATCATGTCGCGCGACGTGGTGTGCGTCGCGCCGACCGACACGATTCGCCACGCGGCCGAACTGATGCAGCGCTTCGATATCGGCGTGCTGCCCGTTTGCGACGGCGCCGAACTCGTCGCGATCGTGACCGACCGCGACCTCGCGGTGCGCGGACTGTCGCACGGCCATTCGTCCGATACGCCCGTGCAGGCGGTCGCGTCCCAACCCGTGCAGTGGTGCGTCGAGGACGACGGTGTCGGCGACGTCCAGCAGCGGATGGCCGACGTGCAGTTGCATCGAATGCCGGTGCTCGACCGCAACCGGCGGCTGGTCGGCATCGTGTCGCTCGGCGACATCGCGACGCGCGCCGGCGGCCCCGAGCGCGACGAGCTGGCCAATACGCTCGAGGACGTGTCACTGCCGCGCCGGCGCTGA
- a CDS encoding IclR family transcriptional regulator domain-containing protein: MKKPELDRRDWIAGLEKGLAILEAFDSQHARMTPTQAAARTGLTRTAARRYLLTLESLGYVYTDGKLYGLTPRVLRVGWSYFDSARLPRTVQPYLQQLSASLNESAYVSVLDDWELVFIARNGVSRVMTTGFVLGARVPAPLTSPGVVLLAHHPDREAVRAWLDDTELPPFTPHTITNKARLLEQVDQARDAGFAAIEQQLQVGVRGIAVPLKNRHGEVVAALSTNMPIGAETTDAAVRRVLPHLQEAALAMLNVL, from the coding sequence ATGAAAAAGCCCGAACTCGACCGACGCGACTGGATTGCCGGCCTCGAAAAAGGCCTGGCGATCCTCGAGGCATTCGACAGCCAGCATGCGCGCATGACGCCCACCCAGGCCGCCGCGCGCACCGGCCTCACGCGCACGGCCGCGCGGCGCTACCTGCTGACGCTCGAATCACTCGGCTACGTGTACACCGACGGCAAGCTGTACGGTCTCACGCCGCGCGTGCTGCGGGTCGGCTGGTCGTACTTCGATTCGGCCCGCCTGCCGCGCACGGTCCAGCCCTATCTGCAGCAATTGAGCGCGTCGCTGAACGAGTCGGCGTACGTGAGCGTGCTCGACGACTGGGAACTCGTGTTCATCGCGCGCAACGGCGTGTCGCGCGTGATGACGACCGGCTTCGTGCTCGGCGCGCGCGTGCCGGCGCCGCTGACGTCGCCCGGCGTCGTGCTGCTCGCCCATCATCCGGATCGCGAAGCCGTGCGCGCGTGGCTCGACGACACCGAACTGCCGCCGTTCACGCCGCACACGATCACCAACAAGGCGCGCCTGCTCGAACAGGTCGACCAGGCACGCGACGCCGGTTTCGCGGCGATCGAACAGCAATTGCAGGTCGGCGTGCGCGGAATCGCGGTGCCGCTGAAGAACCGTCATGGTGAAGTGGTCGCCGCGCTGAGCACGAACATGCCGATCGGCGCGGAGACGACCGACGCGGCCGTGCGGCGCGTCCTGCCGCATCTGCAGGAAGCCGCGCTCGCGATGCTCAACGTGCTGTAG
- a CDS encoding MipA/OmpV family protein codes for MTVARPLLSPGVRRFVSGVSACAALAAAGARDASAQTPSPLGEWQYSAGVPLQKLYEPNISTWDISMGAAMTLQPRYAGSDRYRVMGGPTIDIRYRDLFFLSTGEGLGANVLRGPNWRVSLSVGYDLGRRSADDLQHLNGLDNINAAPVMKLAADYVISKEFPLVLRADIRRSIGGSNGWVGDFSAYMPMPGSNEHFFWFAGPTVSFADSRYMNSWFGVSQGAAARSGLPAYSSGAGLKSVGAGVTMAWFVNKHWFVTIDGALEQLVGRAAHSPITQQKTNGVFDMSVNYQF; via the coding sequence ATGACTGTTGCTCGCCCTTTGTTGTCACCCGGCGTACGCCGGTTCGTTTCCGGGGTGTCGGCCTGCGCGGCGCTCGCCGCTGCCGGCGCCCGCGACGCGTCGGCCCAGACGCCTTCACCGCTCGGCGAGTGGCAATACTCGGCGGGCGTGCCGCTCCAGAAGCTGTACGAGCCGAACATCTCCACCTGGGATATCAGCATGGGCGCCGCGATGACGCTGCAGCCACGCTATGCGGGCTCTGACCGCTATCGCGTGATGGGCGGCCCGACGATCGATATCCGCTATCGCGACCTGTTCTTCCTGTCGACCGGCGAAGGGCTCGGCGCGAACGTGCTGCGCGGGCCGAACTGGCGCGTGAGCCTGTCCGTCGGTTACGACCTCGGGCGCCGCTCGGCCGACGACCTCCAGCACCTGAACGGCCTCGACAACATCAACGCGGCACCGGTGATGAAACTGGCGGCCGATTACGTGATCTCGAAGGAGTTTCCGCTCGTACTGCGCGCGGATATCCGGCGCAGCATCGGCGGCTCGAATGGTTGGGTCGGCGATTTCTCCGCGTACATGCCGATGCCCGGCAGCAACGAGCATTTCTTCTGGTTCGCGGGGCCGACCGTGTCGTTCGCCGATTCGCGCTACATGAACAGCTGGTTCGGCGTGAGCCAGGGCGCCGCCGCGCGCTCGGGGCTGCCGGCCTATTCATCGGGGGCCGGGCTCAAGTCGGTCGGTGCGGGCGTGACGATGGCCTGGTTCGTGAACAAGCACTGGTTCGTCACGATCGACGGCGCGCTCGAGCAGCTCGTCGGCCGCGCCGCGCACAGCCCGATCACGCAGCAGAAGACCAACGGCGTGTTCGACATGTCGGTGAATTACCAGTTCTGA
- a CDS encoding ATP-dependent DNA helicase: protein MSYVVAVRAMCEFTARRGDLDLRFTPAPTALEGIAGHGAVTSNRGARYETEIALTGTWGTLTVRGRADGYDPVANRLEEIKTYRGSLDAMPDNHRALHWAQAKVYAHLMCDARSLPEIDVALVYFDIVSERETVLTQTLGAAELATFFAEQCACFVGWAERETAHRAARDAALRALAFPHGQFRSGQRELAVAVYRAARDERCLMAQAPTGIGKTLGTVFPLLKACGEGELDHVYFLTAKTPGRALALEAATTLGAGTPVLPLRVLELVARDKACEHPDSACHGESCPLAKGFYDRLPAARDAAIEAGLLDRDTVRAAALAHDVCPYYLSQELARWSDMVIGDYNYYYDGSAMLHTLAQQNQWRVGVLVDEAHNLLDRARKMYSASLDPFAFAAAREVAPAALRKAFDRLARAWGSVSRAQAERYAAYPEIPGPIVSAVQNLIAAIGEHLADAPRANGDALLRFHFEAIQFGVLAEAFDSASIFDATLHGEPMPRQPALDGVASAGRRRRVQSTLCVRNVIPAGFLAPRYEAACATVLFSGTLSPFHFYRDTLGLPGDTGWLDVDGPFRAEQLTVRVASHVSTRWRDRDRSLEPIADLIAAQYATRPGNYLGFLSSFDYLGRVVALMQTRHPDVPVWAQAPGMAESERDAFLARFDAGGRGVGFAVLGGAFSEGVDLVGERLIGAFIATLGLPQVNDVNEQMRRAMDARFGNGYDYMYLYPGLQKVVQAAGRVIRTEHDEGVVHLIDDRYRRREVRDLLPRWWRIG from the coding sequence ATGAGCTACGTCGTCGCGGTGCGGGCGATGTGCGAGTTCACCGCGCGACGCGGCGACCTCGACCTGCGCTTCACGCCCGCACCGACCGCGCTCGAAGGCATCGCCGGCCACGGCGCGGTCACGTCGAATCGCGGCGCCCGCTACGAAACCGAGATCGCGCTGACCGGCACCTGGGGCACGCTCACCGTGCGCGGCCGCGCGGACGGCTACGACCCGGTGGCGAACCGTCTCGAGGAAATCAAGACTTATCGCGGCAGCCTCGATGCGATGCCCGACAACCACCGCGCGCTGCACTGGGCGCAGGCAAAGGTCTACGCGCACCTGATGTGCGACGCGCGCAGCCTCCCGGAAATCGACGTCGCGCTCGTATATTTCGACATCGTGTCCGAGCGCGAGACGGTGCTGACGCAAACGCTGGGCGCGGCCGAGCTTGCGACGTTCTTTGCCGAGCAGTGCGCATGCTTCGTCGGCTGGGCCGAGCGCGAGACGGCCCATCGGGCGGCGCGCGATGCGGCGCTGCGCGCGCTGGCGTTTCCGCACGGCCAGTTCCGCAGCGGCCAGCGCGAGCTGGCGGTGGCCGTCTATCGCGCGGCACGCGACGAGCGGTGCCTGATGGCGCAGGCGCCGACCGGCATCGGCAAGACGCTCGGCACCGTGTTTCCGCTGCTGAAGGCCTGCGGCGAGGGCGAGCTCGATCATGTGTACTTCCTGACCGCGAAGACACCCGGCCGCGCGCTCGCACTCGAGGCGGCGACGACGCTCGGCGCCGGCACGCCCGTGCTGCCGCTGCGCGTGCTGGAACTCGTCGCGCGCGACAAGGCGTGCGAGCATCCGGACAGCGCATGCCACGGCGAATCGTGTCCGCTCGCGAAAGGCTTCTACGACCGGCTGCCGGCCGCGCGCGATGCGGCCATCGAGGCCGGGCTGCTCGACCGCGACACGGTGCGCGCGGCCGCGCTCGCGCACGACGTCTGCCCGTACTACCTGTCGCAGGAGCTCGCGCGCTGGTCCGACATGGTGATCGGCGACTACAACTACTACTACGACGGCAGCGCGATGCTGCACACGCTCGCGCAGCAGAACCAGTGGCGCGTCGGCGTGCTCGTCGACGAAGCGCACAACCTGCTCGATCGCGCGAGGAAGATGTACAGCGCATCGCTCGACCCGTTCGCGTTCGCGGCGGCGCGCGAGGTTGCGCCCGCGGCACTGCGCAAGGCGTTCGACCGGCTCGCCCGCGCCTGGGGCTCGGTCAGTCGCGCGCAGGCCGAGCGCTATGCCGCGTATCCGGAGATTCCGGGCCCGATCGTGTCGGCCGTGCAGAACCTCATTGCGGCAATCGGTGAACACCTGGCCGACGCGCCGCGCGCGAACGGCGATGCACTGCTGCGGTTTCATTTCGAGGCGATCCAGTTCGGCGTGCTGGCCGAAGCGTTCGACAGCGCGTCGATCTTCGACGCGACGCTGCACGGCGAACCGATGCCGCGCCAGCCGGCGCTGGACGGCGTGGCGTCGGCCGGCCGCCGGCGCCGCGTCCAGTCGACGCTGTGCGTGCGCAACGTGATTCCGGCCGGCTTTCTCGCGCCGCGCTACGAAGCCGCGTGCGCGACCGTGCTGTTCTCGGGCACGCTGAGCCCGTTTCATTTCTATCGCGACACGCTCGGGTTGCCCGGCGACACGGGCTGGCTCGACGTCGACGGGCCGTTCCGCGCCGAGCAACTGACGGTGCGCGTCGCGAGCCACGTGTCGACGCGCTGGCGCGACCGCGACCGTTCGCTCGAACCGATCGCCGACCTGATCGCCGCGCAATACGCGACACGGCCCGGCAACTACCTCGGCTTCCTGAGCAGCTTCGACTACCTGGGGCGCGTGGTCGCGCTGATGCAGACGCGGCATCCGGACGTGCCCGTCTGGGCGCAGGCGCCCGGCATGGCGGAAAGCGAGCGCGACGCCTTTCTCGCCCGCTTCGACGCAGGCGGGCGCGGCGTCGGCTTCGCGGTGCTGGGCGGCGCGTTCTCGGAAGGCGTGGACCTGGTCGGCGAGCGGCTGATCGGCGCGTTCATCGCGACGCTCGGGTTGCCGCAGGTCAACGACGTCAACGAGCAGATGCGGCGTGCGATGGACGCGCGCTTCGGCAACGGCTACGACTACATGTACCTGTACCCGGGCTTGCAGAAAGTCGTGCAGGCGGCAGGGCGCGTGATCCGCACCGAGCACGACGAAGGCGTCGTGCACCTGATCGACGACCGTTACCGGCGGCGCGAAGTGCGCGATCTGCTGCCGCGGTGGTGGCGGATCGGGTGA
- a CDS encoding DUF4142 domain-containing protein — MKTNRLHRPAVIVLAATVGASIAVLAHAQALPASSAQVAPGVIRPGTTPDEAGMTQRPTGIDVEFIDKAGMIGKVARQAGQLALDRSSNPNVKAFARRMVDDHGRLAGELRELGATKGVPVQSRMLVDPAVTALRTKEGHAFDTAYVALAGPRAHEEAIRLYETEARNGRDPQLRAFAAHALPTLKAHLAAARQLAQTVAAAH, encoded by the coding sequence ATGAAAACGAATCGACTTCATCGGCCAGCGGTGATCGTGCTGGCCGCGACCGTCGGCGCCTCCATCGCCGTACTCGCCCATGCGCAGGCGTTACCCGCTTCGTCGGCCCAGGTCGCGCCAGGCGTCATCCGCCCCGGCACGACGCCCGACGAGGCCGGCATGACCCAGCGGCCGACCGGTATCGATGTCGAATTCATCGACAAGGCCGGCATGATCGGCAAGGTGGCGCGGCAGGCCGGCCAGCTCGCGCTCGACCGCTCGTCGAACCCCAACGTGAAGGCGTTCGCCCGCCGGATGGTCGACGATCATGGACGGCTCGCCGGCGAATTGCGGGAGCTTGGCGCGACCAAGGGCGTACCGGTTCAGTCGCGGATGCTCGTCGATCCGGCCGTGACCGCGTTGCGAACCAAGGAAGGGCATGCGTTCGATACGGCCTATGTCGCGCTGGCGGGCCCGCGCGCGCATGAAGAAGCGATCAGGCTCTACGAAACAGAGGCGCGGAACGGCCGCGATCCGCAGCTTCGCGCGTTCGCGGCCCACGCGTTGCCGACGCTGAAGGCGCACCTGGCCGCCGCCCGGCAACTCGCGCAGACGGTGGCGGCCGCACACTGA